From Halanaeroarchaeum sulfurireducens, a single genomic window includes:
- the glmS gene encoding glutamine--fructose-6-phosphate transaminase (isomerizing) encodes MCGITGYVGGRDGLPILAASLKNLEYRGYDSAGIAIANAGVEVYKQEGEIDDLDLPAASDATLGIGHTRWSTHGEPNDANAHPHTDCSGDIAVVHNGIIDNYETLKADLMDRHEFTSETDTEVVAHLLEDELDASTHLRAALEAVVAQLEGSFALAAITADEEGIVAARQDSPLVVGRSDGETFLASDVPAFIEHTRDVVYLDDGDIAWLTDETVSIWNDGEPVQRDTDHVDWEADAAEKGGYEHYMLKEIHEQPQALRQALSGRVDEVAGEVSIEHSLSAEYLNSLDEIQFVAAGTSYHAGVFASRLFESLADVRVTTHVASEYEFTGGRDPWRTLTIAVTQSGETADTLSAIRAAKSGGAKTLAVTNTVGSTVTRETDDTILIQAGPEIGVAATKTFVSQVATLTMLAVQFGRTRNALGRSEARDLLENVRGLPGAIQRVLDREDTIATQAVEYADSEAFFFIGRHLGHAVALEAALKLKEISYDHAEGFAAGELKHGPLALVTDEATVLSVLTEGARPEETVHNVKEVDSRRANTIGVTSQGNFENVLDAAFEIPSLGRMEPLVANVYFQLFAYHVADHKGRPIDKPRNLAKSVTVQ; translated from the coding sequence ATGTGTGGCATAACCGGATACGTTGGCGGGAGGGACGGCCTACCAATACTCGCGGCGTCGCTGAAAAATCTGGAGTACCGGGGGTATGACTCCGCCGGCATCGCCATCGCGAACGCCGGAGTGGAGGTGTACAAACAGGAGGGTGAGATCGACGACCTCGATTTGCCAGCAGCGAGCGATGCGACACTGGGTATCGGGCATACCCGGTGGTCGACACACGGCGAGCCCAACGACGCGAACGCACACCCGCACACGGACTGCAGTGGCGACATCGCGGTCGTGCACAACGGTATCATCGACAACTACGAGACGCTGAAAGCCGATCTGATGGATCGCCACGAATTCACCAGCGAAACGGATACGGAGGTCGTGGCACACTTACTCGAGGACGAACTGGACGCGTCGACACATCTCAGAGCGGCCCTCGAGGCGGTCGTCGCACAACTGGAGGGCAGTTTCGCCCTCGCCGCCATCACGGCCGACGAGGAGGGCATCGTCGCCGCCCGTCAGGATAGCCCGCTCGTCGTCGGGAGAAGCGACGGCGAGACGTTCCTGGCCAGCGATGTCCCCGCGTTCATCGAACACACCCGTGACGTCGTCTATCTCGATGACGGAGACATCGCGTGGCTGACCGACGAAACGGTCTCCATCTGGAACGACGGGGAGCCGGTCCAGCGGGATACCGATCACGTGGACTGGGAGGCCGACGCCGCGGAGAAAGGCGGGTACGAGCACTACATGCTCAAAGAAATCCACGAACAGCCCCAGGCGCTCCGGCAGGCCCTCTCTGGGCGCGTCGACGAGGTCGCGGGCGAAGTCTCCATCGAGCACTCCCTCTCTGCGGAGTATCTCAACTCCCTCGACGAGATCCAGTTCGTCGCCGCCGGCACCTCCTACCACGCTGGGGTGTTCGCATCCCGGTTGTTCGAGTCGCTGGCGGACGTTCGGGTCACCACGCACGTCGCGAGCGAGTACGAGTTCACCGGCGGCCGCGATCCCTGGCGGACGCTGACCATCGCCGTCACCCAGAGCGGGGAGACCGCGGACACGCTCTCGGCGATCCGCGCGGCGAAATCGGGCGGCGCGAAGACGCTCGCCGTGACGAATACGGTCGGTAGCACGGTCACCCGCGAAACCGACGACACGATCCTGATTCAGGCCGGCCCCGAGATCGGGGTGGCAGCGACGAAGACGTTCGTTTCGCAAGTGGCGACCCTGACGATGCTCGCCGTCCAGTTCGGTCGAACCCGCAACGCGCTCGGGCGCAGCGAGGCGCGTGACCTCCTCGAGAACGTCCGTGGGTTGCCGGGCGCCATTCAGCGCGTGCTGGACCGGGAGGACACCATCGCGACTCAGGCCGTCGAGTACGCGGACAGCGAGGCCTTTTTCTTCATCGGGCGGCACCTCGGCCACGCCGTCGCACTGGAGGCCGCGTTGAAACTCAAGGAGATCTCCTACGACCACGCCGAGGGGTTCGCGGCGGGCGAGTTGAAACACGGGCCACTGGCGCTCGTCACCGATGAGGCAACGGTTCTCTCGGTCCTGACCGAGGGCGCCCGACCCGAAGAGACCGTTCACAACGTAAAGGAGGTGGATTCGCGCCGCGCGAATACCATCGGCGTCACCTCCCAGGGGAACTTCGAGAACGTTCTCGATGCGGCCTTCGAGATCCCATCGCTGGGCCGCATGGAGCCACTCGTCGCGAACGTGTATTTCCAGTTGTTTGCCTACCACGTTGCTGATCACAAGGGCCGCCCGATCGACAAACCGCGGAATCTGGCGAAATCCGTCACCGTGCAGTGA
- the glmU gene encoding bifunctional sugar-1-phosphate nucleotidylyltransferase/acetyltransferase, whose product MKTVLLAAGEGTRMRPLTATRPKPMLPVADRPLLGHVARAAVAAGASELIVVVGYEADVVRSHFGENIEDVPITYVEQSVQRGTAHALAQAAPHLDDEPFVVLNGDALYDRATLADLYQQNAAVGSYTVANPSAYGVLDVDDGVVTDVEEKPISPASNLVNTGAYVFPGEATEYLDVAESSRGEREITDVLDRVIERFEVTSVEFDRWLDVGRPWELLEANEWKIDDLDRSLDGEVADGATVTGDVVVEEGATLEPGVVIEGPAYVRSGASIGPNAYVRGSTYIGPDVHIGHSVEVKNSVLFEGASAGHLAYVGDSILGADVNFGAGTITANLRHDGEPVTMRVKGETVSTDRRKFGVVCGDGAKTGINTSLNAGVTLGAGAATGPGEELLSDRRS is encoded by the coding sequence ATGAAAACAGTACTCCTGGCGGCCGGCGAGGGGACGCGAATGCGTCCGCTGACGGCCACGCGTCCGAAGCCCATGCTCCCGGTTGCCGATCGACCCCTGCTCGGGCACGTCGCCCGCGCGGCCGTGGCGGCTGGCGCGTCGGAGCTGATCGTCGTCGTCGGCTACGAGGCCGACGTGGTCCGATCGCACTTCGGCGAGAACATCGAGGACGTCCCGATCACGTACGTCGAGCAGTCGGTCCAGCGCGGGACGGCACACGCGCTCGCGCAGGCCGCGCCCCATCTCGACGACGAGCCGTTTGTCGTGTTGAACGGTGACGCACTCTACGATCGAGCGACTCTGGCGGACCTCTACCAGCAGAACGCAGCCGTCGGCTCGTACACCGTCGCGAACCCCAGCGCCTACGGCGTGCTCGACGTCGATGACGGAGTGGTGACCGACGTGGAAGAAAAGCCCATTTCGCCGGCCTCGAACCTGGTGAATACCGGCGCGTACGTCTTCCCCGGGGAGGCGACGGAGTATCTCGACGTCGCAGAGAGTTCCAGGGGCGAACGCGAGATTACCGACGTCCTGGATCGGGTCATCGAGCGCTTCGAGGTGACATCGGTCGAGTTCGACCGCTGGCTCGACGTCGGCCGGCCGTGGGAGCTGCTCGAAGCCAACGAGTGGAAAATCGACGACCTCGATCGCTCACTCGACGGGGAGGTGGCCGACGGCGCGACCGTCACCGGCGACGTGGTCGTCGAGGAGGGGGCAACCCTCGAGCCGGGCGTCGTCATCGAGGGACCGGCGTACGTTCGCTCAGGTGCGTCCATCGGCCCGAACGCGTACGTGCGCGGGTCCACCTACATCGGTCCTGACGTGCACATCGGCCATTCCGTCGAGGTGAAAAACAGCGTTCTGTTCGAGGGGGCGTCCGCCGGTCATCTCGCGTACGTCGGCGATAGCATTCTCGGTGCGGACGTGAACTTCGGCGCCGGGACGATCACTGCGAACCTGCGCCACGACGGGGAACCGGTGACGATGCGGGTGAAAGGCGAGACGGTCTCGACGGACCGACGGAAATTCGGGGTGGTCTGCGGGGACGGGGCGAAAACGGGGATCAACACGAGTCTGAACGCCGGTGTCACGCTGGGCGCGGGCGCGGCGACGGGCCCTGGCGAGGAGTTGCTGTCCGATCGGAGGAGCTAG
- a CDS encoding VanZ family protein — protein MKVPLLPRWMRWTLVAVVSGVILYFSVIQSPGTPSGAGPFWDKKLHFAAYGGLTVVYAYATARYRRRPIYRAVGVILAVVLFGVLVELLQGIVPVRQFSILDLLANAIGALLASVWFLLESHLDYRAITAAEPSPD, from the coding sequence ATGAAGGTCCCGCTCCTCCCGCGGTGGATGCGATGGACGCTCGTCGCGGTCGTGAGCGGCGTCATCCTGTATTTCTCCGTGATCCAGTCGCCCGGCACACCCTCTGGCGCCGGCCCGTTCTGGGACAAGAAACTCCACTTCGCGGCCTACGGCGGGTTGACCGTCGTCTACGCGTACGCGACGGCGAGGTACCGCCGGCGCCCGATCTACCGGGCGGTCGGCGTGATTCTCGCCGTCGTCCTGTTCGGCGTCCTCGTCGAATTGCTTCAGGGGATCGTCCCGGTGCGGCAGTTCAGCATCCTCGATCTACTGGCGAATGCCATCGGCGCGCTCCTCGCCAGCGTCTGGTTCCTCCTCGAATCGCATCTCGACTATCGAGCGATCACGGCCGCGGAGCCATCCCCGGACTAG
- a CDS encoding undecaprenyl-diphosphate phosphatase has protein sequence MDLLELAVAILIGVLQGIFEWLPISSEGNISIILTALGRTPAHAIQYSLFLHLGTAIAATAYFRGQIYDLIADIPMLRTRSYDTSDLVFLIVATLISGVTGLVAYKFLIEAVSELDGGLLIVLIGVLLVATGVFQQRSSSRSQQTTRSTTYLDALLVGVGQGAAILPGVSRSGTTVGILLLRGYGGQTAFRLSFLLSIPAAIGAGLLGYLDSGGFPSVVPLHAGSALLASALAGYLSIDLLMRFARRVSFGVICIVLGGLAILGGLLVLV, from the coding sequence ATGGATCTCCTCGAACTCGCGGTCGCGATTCTCATCGGCGTCCTCCAGGGCATCTTCGAGTGGCTCCCGATATCGAGTGAAGGAAACATCTCGATCATCCTGACGGCGCTCGGCCGGACTCCCGCTCACGCCATCCAGTACTCGTTGTTCTTGCATCTCGGAACGGCCATCGCAGCGACCGCGTACTTCCGAGGGCAGATTTACGACCTCATTGCCGACATTCCGATGCTTCGGACCCGTTCGTACGATACGAGCGACCTCGTCTTCCTGATCGTCGCTACCCTCATTTCCGGGGTGACAGGACTCGTCGCCTACAAATTCCTCATCGAGGCAGTCTCCGAACTCGACGGCGGTCTCCTGATCGTCCTCATCGGCGTGCTGCTGGTCGCGACCGGTGTTTTTCAGCAGCGATCGTCCAGTCGCTCCCAGCAGACGACCCGGTCGACGACGTACCTCGATGCCCTGCTCGTGGGTGTCGGGCAAGGAGCGGCGATCCTCCCGGGAGTTTCCCGATCCGGGACGACCGTCGGAATCCTGCTGTTACGGGGCTACGGCGGGCAGACGGCCTTCCGGCTCTCCTTTCTTCTCAGTATTCCGGCGGCGATCGGTGCCGGCCTGCTTGGATACCTGGACAGCGGTGGGTTTCCGAGCGTGGTTCCTCTACACGCGGGGAGCGCACTCCTCGCCAGCGCGCTGGCGGGGTATCTCTCCATCGATCTATTGATGCGATTCGCCCGGCGTGTTTCCTTCGGCGTGATCTGTATCGTCCTCGGCGGGCTGGCGATTCTGGGTGGCCTGCTCGTGCTCGTATGA
- a CDS encoding sugar transferase, translated as MSALGTLLITAIALTLANLPAVQGVVTTRLPVIAKLSAATLSNGQLVLVYLTSVLVLLGAMAPLFKPRPRRILDTVLAVQKRVLIGLLALAAIGYFDYSYRLPRSTLIIMGAVVLVALPAFFVAIRLNPEENGPTIIVGDDPAAMANLHAEMDEKPIGYVSPPLENGLAKTDGSGMAVSKPTQTPQISKELPRLGGLTKLDDVLVEYDVDTALLGFSTSDRADFFGALDECYEHGVAAKVHRDHVDNVLADSDASGPIVDVELEPLDAQDYLLKRTFDLAFSLFGLLMLAPVSLAILIAIKLDDGGPIFYEQERTAEFGQSFTIYKFRTMTPEGESPVPTSDDSNDRITRVGRILRSTHFDEIPQLVSILTGTMSVVGPRAVWREEETILQDETDQWRRRWFVKPGLTGLAQIESVTSEDPAEKLRLDLAYIRQQSFWFDVKIVIRQLWMVVGDVVGTIVAPESEPSDDE; from the coding sequence GTGAGTGCACTCGGGACACTGTTGATTACAGCGATCGCACTCACGCTGGCGAACCTTCCGGCCGTCCAGGGTGTGGTCACCACTCGGTTGCCCGTGATCGCGAAGCTCTCGGCAGCGACGCTCTCGAACGGTCAGTTGGTTCTCGTGTATCTGACGAGTGTACTCGTGTTGCTCGGGGCGATGGCGCCGCTGTTCAAACCACGGCCGCGCCGGATCCTCGATACGGTGCTGGCCGTCCAGAAACGCGTGTTGATCGGATTGCTAGCGCTGGCGGCGATCGGGTATTTCGATTACTCCTATCGGTTACCACGGTCGACGCTCATCATTATGGGCGCGGTGGTCCTCGTGGCGCTCCCGGCCTTTTTCGTCGCGATTCGGCTCAATCCCGAGGAGAACGGCCCGACGATCATCGTCGGGGACGACCCCGCTGCGATGGCGAATTTGCACGCCGAGATGGACGAAAAACCGATCGGATACGTCTCGCCACCCCTAGAAAACGGTCTCGCGAAGACGGATGGGAGCGGAATGGCCGTTTCGAAACCAACCCAAACACCGCAAATTTCGAAGGAATTACCTCGACTGGGTGGGTTGACGAAACTCGACGACGTCCTGGTCGAGTACGACGTGGACACGGCTCTGCTGGGATTTTCGACGTCGGACCGGGCGGATTTCTTCGGCGCTCTCGACGAGTGCTACGAACATGGCGTCGCAGCGAAAGTACATCGGGATCACGTCGATAATGTCCTGGCGGACAGTGACGCCAGTGGACCGATCGTCGACGTCGAACTGGAACCACTCGATGCCCAGGATTACCTTCTCAAACGCACGTTTGACCTGGCATTCTCATTATTCGGACTCCTCATGCTCGCGCCCGTCTCCCTGGCGATACTGATCGCAATCAAGCTGGATGACGGTGGCCCGATTTTCTACGAGCAGGAGCGTACTGCGGAGTTCGGACAGAGTTTCACTATCTATAAGTTTCGGACGATGACCCCCGAGGGTGAATCTCCGGTACCAACGAGCGACGATTCGAACGATCGGATCACGCGCGTCGGACGGATTCTACGGTCGACGCACTTCGACGAGATCCCCCAACTCGTCTCGATACTCACGGGAACGATGAGCGTCGTCGGACCACGCGCGGTCTGGCGCGAAGAAGAGACCATCCTGCAGGACGAAACCGATCAGTGGCGCCGGCGGTGGTTCGTGAAACCGGGACTGACCGGCCTGGCCCAGATCGAATCGGTCACGAGCGAGGATCCGGCGGAGAAACTGCGCCTGGATCTGGCGTACATCCGCCAGCAGTCCTTCTGGTTCGACGTGAAGATCGTTATCCGGCAGCTCTGGATGGTCGTCGGGGACGTCGTCGGAACGATCGTCGCACCCGAGAGCGAACCGAGCGACGACGAGTGA
- a CDS encoding type II toxin-antitoxin system VapC family toxin: MRLLPDVNALAIQLVADHPGHQYVTDQLVPALRGEDTLLVFGYLPLRVQWVLEDLGISTVEARNAVNSLLQYPMEPVPVDTETVQLAYEISAKKNHDVYDSFYLAIARKANADQVVTTDRDFAELCRNEPFEYTNPVPDEVLEKFSQV, translated from the coding sequence ATGCGTCTTCTGCCGGATGTCAACGCACTGGCGATCCAGTTGGTCGCGGATCATCCCGGTCATCAGTACGTGACGGATCAGCTCGTTCCCGCGTTGCGGGGAGAGGACACGCTACTCGTGTTCGGATATCTTCCACTCCGGGTGCAGTGGGTGCTGGAGGACCTCGGTATTTCAACGGTCGAGGCACGAAACGCGGTGAACTCGCTGCTACAGTATCCAATGGAACCGGTCCCCGTCGATACGGAGACAGTCCAGCTGGCCTACGAGATAAGCGCAAAGAAGAATCACGACGTCTACGATAGCTTCTATCTCGCCATCGCCCGAAAGGCGAACGCCGACCAGGTGGTTACCACTGATCGTGATTTCGCGGAACTCTGTCGGAACGAGCCGTTCGAGTACACGAATCCAGTTCCCGACGAGGTCCTGGAAAAATTCTCTCAAGTCTGA
- a CDS encoding AbrB/MazE/SpoVT family DNA-binding domain-containing protein, giving the protein MSGTDEATTEEYGPVEINDRGRLTIPKELREKLQIEGGTEFTLVRDGGEIRLIRQLPELQTLTTDKSEEEWANEAFRDAGEATFGGQ; this is encoded by the coding sequence ATGAGTGGCACTGACGAGGCGACGACAGAGGAGTACGGCCCGGTCGAGATCAACGACCGCGGTCGGTTGACGATTCCAAAGGAGTTGCGCGAGAAACTTCAGATCGAAGGCGGGACGGAGTTCACACTCGTCCGGGACGGGGGAGAGATCCGACTCATCCGACAGCTCCCCGAGTTACAGACACTCACGACAGACAAATCGGAGGAGGAATGGGCCAACGAAGCGTTTCGGGATGCCGGTGAGGCGACATTCGGGGGCCAGTAG
- a CDS encoding UPF0175 family protein, whose product MSRTTATIPDDLTDLMEGAISAGIFENKSDAIRHVLREYFEENQNDRIAAAVSLYEDGQITLGTAARLAGVTRFEMRDILREEGVELRFGPENMAAARDEIETARNLE is encoded by the coding sequence ATGTCCCGAACCACCGCCACCATCCCGGATGACCTCACAGATCTCATGGAGGGGGCCATCAGTGCGGGGATTTTCGAGAACAAGAGCGACGCCATCCGTCACGTCCTCCGCGAGTACTTCGAGGAGAACCAGAACGACCGGATCGCAGCTGCGGTGTCTTTGTACGAGGACGGTCAGATCACTCTCGGTACGGCCGCCCGGCTCGCAGGCGTCACTCGATTCGAGATGCGTGATATACTTCGGGAAGAAGGCGTTGAACTGCGATTCGGCCCGGAAAACATGGCCGCAGCCAGAGACGAGATCGAGACCGCTCGAAACCTCGAATGA
- a CDS encoding RNA-guided endonuclease InsQ/TnpB family protein, with the protein MADDYVRRTAITHLSVDGEQRDLLEDTITEWKRGCQIATDLAWGRCNTKSDVQPLAYDSVREDTDLGSQHAILATHQAAQAITGCIERRSKGKKVSKPTFTAPTVKYDTRTMTVFDDDTVSLSTTESRVRCPLDLPDADDGYQRQYLDSEEWSVTESTLTARNGEFFLHIGFRRYKNETERNTAEDGTVLGVDLGIENLAVTSTAYFFSGRELTHNLREFEKVRAELQQTGTRSAHRTLEQASGRELRYVRDVLHRASNALIDEALRYDCDIIAFENLTHIRDRTGASWGHKWAFRTLYEYVGYKAESVGISVKQVGSAYTSKRCSECGFTADENRPSRNDFRCVKCGSEANADYNAAKNIGMRYVRRGRQSSRRTGDSQLALKSGTVKPKRGFTAYPDGFEAEFTDKPHPQSAEGA; encoded by the coding sequence GTGGCAGACGACTACGTGCGTCGGACGGCAATCACCCACCTCTCGGTAGATGGCGAGCAACGCGATCTGCTCGAAGACACCATCACCGAGTGGAAACGGGGATGCCAAATCGCTACAGATCTTGCGTGGGGACGGTGTAACACCAAGAGCGATGTGCAACCCCTCGCCTACGATTCTGTACGCGAAGACACCGACCTCGGCAGTCAGCACGCGATTCTCGCCACCCACCAAGCCGCGCAAGCCATCACCGGCTGTATCGAACGCCGGTCCAAAGGCAAGAAGGTCAGCAAGCCGACGTTCACCGCGCCGACCGTGAAGTACGATACGCGGACGATGACGGTGTTCGATGATGACACCGTATCTCTCTCTACAACAGAGAGTCGGGTTCGGTGTCCGCTCGACCTTCCCGACGCCGATGATGGCTATCAGCGACAGTACCTCGACTCGGAGGAATGGAGTGTTACGGAAAGCACGCTCACCGCCCGAAACGGCGAGTTCTTCTTGCATATCGGCTTCCGCCGATACAAGAACGAAACCGAACGGAACACCGCCGAGGACGGAACGGTTCTCGGGGTTGACCTCGGTATCGAAAACCTCGCCGTCACCAGCACCGCCTACTTCTTCAGCGGGCGGGAGTTGACGCATAACCTCCGTGAGTTCGAGAAGGTACGCGCCGAACTCCAACAGACTGGCACGCGAAGCGCCCACCGGACACTCGAACAGGCGAGTGGCCGAGAACTACGCTACGTTCGTGACGTGCTTCACCGGGCGTCGAACGCGCTGATAGACGAAGCACTCCGTTACGATTGCGATATTATTGCGTTCGAGAACCTGACTCATATCCGCGACCGTACCGGCGCGTCGTGGGGTCACAAGTGGGCGTTCCGAACGCTCTACGAATACGTTGGGTACAAAGCCGAATCGGTCGGGATCTCGGTGAAGCAAGTCGGGTCGGCGTACACGTCGAAGCGGTGTTCTGAGTGTGGATTCACGGCAGACGAGAATCGCCCGTCGCGCAACGACTTTCGATGCGTGAAATGCGGATCGGAAGCGAACGCCGACTATAACGCGGCGAAGAACATCGGTATGCGGTACGTCCGTCGAGGCCGACAGTCGTCTCGGCGGACGGGCGACAGTCAGCTCGCCCTAAAGTCTGGAACGGTGAAGCCGAAGCGCGGATTTACCGCCTACCCTGATGGGTTCGAGGCCGAGTTCACGGACAAGCCCCACCCTCAAAGCGCCGAAGGCGCTTAG
- a CDS encoding twitching motility protein PilT: MNTTVLSNFSQVDHVELLLDLPRLVTVDAVREELEAGVETHPYVERAVAVLGDGIPVVIPSDSTKNLEEQLLESLDPGEAQALAVAAVADGTVITDDGDARTTATQRGVDLTGSIGLLVRFVEDGHISAATADEYLKRWIDEAGFRSPAYEFDVFLEE; this comes from the coding sequence TTGAACACCACCGTTCTATCGAACTTTTCGCAGGTCGACCACGTCGAGTTGCTGCTGGATCTGCCCCGGCTGGTGACCGTGGATGCCGTTCGAGAGGAGCTCGAAGCAGGTGTCGAAACCCATCCGTATGTCGAACGTGCAGTGGCCGTCCTTGGAGACGGAATTCCCGTCGTCATCCCATCTGATTCGACGAAGAACTTAGAAGAGCAACTCCTGGAATCGCTGGACCCCGGCGAGGCGCAAGCGCTGGCAGTCGCGGCGGTCGCAGATGGGACGGTCATCACCGATGACGGTGATGCACGCACAACAGCAACGCAACGCGGTGTGGACCTGACCGGGTCCATCGGTCTTCTGGTGCGGTTCGTCGAGGACGGTCATATCTCGGCAGCGACGGCCGACGAGTATCTCAAACGCTGGATCGACGAGGCCGGATTTCGATCACCCGCCTACGAGTTCGACGTGTTCCTCGAGGAGTGA
- the aglF gene encoding UTP--glucose-1-phosphate uridylyltransferase AglF — protein sequence MKAVVLAAGEGTRLRPLTEDKPKGMVEVDGKPILTHAFEQLAELGADELVVVVGYLKERIIEYYGDEFADIPITYAHQREQKGLAHALLTVEEHIDDDFMLMLGDNIFQANLEDVVRRQREERADAAFLVEEVDWDEASRYGVCDTNKYGEVTDVVEKPEDPPSNLVMTGFYTFSPAIFHAAHLVQPSNRGEYEISEAIDLLIQSGRTIDAIGIDGWRIDVGYPEDRERAEERLQGIAVE from the coding sequence ATGAAAGCCGTCGTGCTGGCCGCCGGGGAGGGGACGCGTCTCCGGCCGCTGACCGAAGACAAACCCAAGGGTATGGTCGAGGTCGATGGAAAGCCGATTCTCACCCACGCCTTCGAGCAGCTGGCCGAGTTGGGCGCCGACGAACTCGTCGTCGTGGTCGGCTACCTCAAGGAGCGCATCATCGAGTACTACGGTGACGAGTTCGCGGACATCCCGATCACCTACGCCCACCAGCGCGAGCAGAAGGGGCTGGCCCACGCCCTGCTCACCGTCGAAGAGCACATCGACGACGACTTCATGCTCATGCTCGGGGACAACATCTTCCAGGCGAATCTGGAAGACGTGGTGCGTCGCCAGCGCGAGGAGCGGGCCGATGCGGCCTTCCTCGTCGAGGAGGTCGACTGGGACGAAGCCAGCCGGTACGGGGTCTGTGACACGAACAAGTACGGCGAGGTGACAGACGTGGTGGAGAAACCCGAGGACCCGCCCTCGAATCTCGTGATGACCGGCTTCTACACGTTCTCGCCGGCGATCTTCCACGCGGCACACCTCGTCCAGCCGTCGAACCGCGGCGAGTACGAGATCAGCGAGGCGATCGACCTGCTGATCCAGAGTGGGCGGACCATCGACGCGATCGGGATCGACGGCTGGCGGATTGACGTGGGCTATCCCGAGGATCGCGAGCGGGCCGAAGAGCGGTTACAGGGAATAGCGGTGGAGTGA
- a CDS encoding GDP-mannose 4,6-dehydratase, giving the protein MQILVTGGAGFIGGHLAERFVRDGHDVTVLDNFDPFYDTQIKEHNVRVARAAADESDGAYRLVRDDVRDESVVDDLVHEADVVYHQGGVAGVRRSVDHPREYNDVNVEGTLNVLEAARETDIERIVFASSSSVYGKPIELPYTETHQTKPVSPYGVSKLAAERYVEAYHDVYGLPTVSLRYFTVYGPRMRPNMAISNFVSRTMNGEPPVVYGDGTQTRDFTFVEDVVDANAALLGTSRADGTVLNIGSTGNIQIIELAKHVRDAVDEELGIEFGERNDADAEHTHADVSKARESIGYEPSTSIRAGVEAFIAWYRENRDWYEPLVRSS; this is encoded by the coding sequence ATGCAGATACTCGTGACGGGCGGTGCGGGATTCATCGGCGGCCATCTGGCCGAGCGATTCGTGCGCGACGGCCACGACGTCACGGTCCTCGACAACTTCGATCCGTTCTACGACACCCAGATCAAAGAGCACAACGTCCGGGTCGCCAGAGCGGCGGCCGACGAGAGCGACGGGGCCTATCGGCTCGTCCGCGACGACGTCCGGGACGAATCGGTCGTCGACGACCTGGTTCACGAGGCCGACGTCGTCTACCACCAGGGCGGCGTCGCGGGTGTACGGCGCAGCGTCGATCACCCACGGGAGTACAACGACGTGAACGTCGAGGGGACGCTGAACGTCCTCGAGGCGGCCCGCGAGACGGACATCGAGCGCATCGTCTTCGCGTCGTCCTCGTCCGTGTACGGCAAGCCAATCGAGTTGCCCTACACGGAGACCCACCAGACCAAACCCGTGAGTCCCTACGGCGTCTCGAAGCTCGCGGCCGAGCGGTACGTCGAAGCGTATCACGACGTCTACGGACTGCCGACCGTCTCGCTCCGCTACTTCACCGTGTACGGGCCGCGGATGCGGCCGAACATGGCCATCTCGAATTTCGTCTCGCGGACGATGAACGGCGAACCGCCCGTCGTCTACGGCGACGGCACGCAGACGCGGGATTTCACGTTCGTGGAGGACGTGGTCGACGCGAACGCCGCGCTGCTCGGGACGTCACGGGCCGACGGCACGGTGTTGAACATCGGGAGTACGGGCAACATCCAGATCATCGAACTGGCGAAACACGTGCGGGACGCCGTCGACGAGGAGCTGGGGATCGAATTCGGTGAGCGCAACGACGCCGACGCGGAGCACACCCACGCCGACGTCTCGAAGGCCCGCGAGTCGATCGGCTACGAGCCGTCGACGTCGATTCGGGCGGGCGTCGAGGCGTTCATCGCGTGGTATCGCGAGAATCGTGACTGGTACGAACCGCTGGTTCGGTCGTCGTGA